From Bacteroidota bacterium, a single genomic window includes:
- a CDS encoding T9SS-dependent M36 family metallopeptidase yields the protein MFKKLSAASFVMLFLAMRLFAGGTANQNSDKEVYGKIVADYLKLNQSTLNLTDEDLANWYLSDLTFNQKYGTTYAYVQQTVNGVKIFNAVSSVCIRNGKVVSFAKRIYPNAAGITNSIRPSISQLDGIRKAAQHLNLSFQADPKMITNDKTTNKSTFTSGGISRDDIKVELVLQPVNNRLRLTWNVNIHVLDGSHWWNVRIDALNGNYIEKNDWTVSCEFGETPSATSSQVSTQAVPFRNAAATTTSTSLIGSYRVFPFPLEGPSFGPSALLPDPSDATASPFGWHDVNGVAGAEYTITRGNNVYAYDDIADQDAPGTSPDGTASLDFDFPANLLQAPSTYTDASNVNLFYVNNMLHDYLYHYGFDEVSGNFQAFNYSGNGLGGDHVDAEAQDGGGTNNANFSTPDDGQNGRMQMYLWSGVVQSTLVINSPAGIAGSYNVVGAGFGPAISVPITDDIVLVDDGAAPNTDACEPLVNGSAISGKIALLDRGSCNFVDKVLQAQNENAVAVIVINNDPSSPFSMGDNGSGATVTIPSVMISQADGNIIRAALGGSTVNGTLNPSPSSAVQIDGSLDNGIVTHEYGHGVSNRLTGGPNNSNCLSNGEQAGEGWSDWLALMFTQKDGDDGADARGVGTFALGEPTNGPGIRRYPYSTDMSINPETYGFLAASSEVHNVGEVWCTVVWDLNWALVDQDGFDPDWINGTSGNNIAMALVMEGMKLQPCGPGFLDGRDAIIQADDNLYGGIHKCMIWEVFARRGMGFNASQGSANTAGDETEDFSIPPFCQIPIAPPVAEFTSDVTTTCFGTIRFTDQSTDIPQQWLWDFGDGQTSILQNPTHVYTSAGTFTVILTVTNTLGSDAITKSSYITVTIDPAPTVSGTTALCTAGSTTLTATVTSGNQAEWYDASNNLVSTSLVYTTPILNTNTTYTVRQVTPSALQNVGPAGPTIGAGSYHNTSFEGRELFTTFAPMRLKSVFVDASGTTDRTFNLYNSSGTLLQSRTINVPDGQSRVTLNFDIQSPGNYELGVVAGSVLYTNTTGAGYPYTIGGLVSITLSNSTTNPANYYYYCYDWEVQELPCSSSPATVSVLVGSAVSDFTYAALGLDVAFTNAAIGNVIVYSWAFGDGNTSNAANPNYTYAADGTYTVSLHIETSDGCSADYSETITVTSIGIDEANDESIMINSKNNLLTIKFDHPAKDATIKVVDALGQILINETFNKGTTFNRTLNIASSYVIVSVHEGEKVLTKKSL from the coding sequence ATGTTTAAGAAACTAAGTGCAGCATCATTCGTGATGCTTTTTTTGGCTATGCGGCTTTTTGCCGGCGGAACTGCCAATCAAAATTCCGATAAGGAAGTTTACGGAAAAATTGTTGCCGATTATTTAAAGTTAAATCAATCGACATTAAATCTCACTGATGAAGATCTTGCAAACTGGTATTTGTCTGATCTCACTTTCAATCAGAAATACGGAACAACATATGCATATGTTCAGCAGACTGTAAATGGTGTGAAAATTTTCAACGCTGTTTCTTCTGTATGTATACGTAATGGAAAAGTGGTTTCATTTGCAAAACGCATTTATCCGAATGCTGCAGGAATTACAAATTCCATTCGCCCTTCGATTTCTCAACTTGATGGAATCCGAAAAGCTGCACAACATCTCAATCTTTCGTTTCAGGCTGATCCGAAAATGATCACCAACGATAAAACCACAAACAAATCAACTTTCACATCAGGTGGAATTTCAAGAGATGATATAAAAGTTGAACTGGTTTTACAACCAGTCAATAATCGCCTTCGTTTAACTTGGAATGTAAACATTCATGTTTTAGATGGAAGTCACTGGTGGAATGTTCGTATCGATGCATTGAATGGAAATTATATCGAGAAAAACGACTGGACTGTGAGTTGTGAATTTGGAGAAACACCTTCAGCAACATCATCACAAGTTTCAACTCAAGCAGTTCCATTTCGGAATGCAGCAGCAACTACAACTTCTACATCACTGATTGGTTCATATCGTGTATTTCCATTTCCATTGGAAGGACCTTCTTTTGGTCCATCCGCTTTATTGCCCGATCCTTCTGACGCAACAGCATCACCATTCGGATGGCATGATGTGAACGGTGTTGCAGGAGCAGAATATACGATCACACGTGGAAACAATGTTTATGCATACGATGACATAGCTGATCAGGATGCACCCGGTACTTCACCTGATGGTACTGCTTCATTAGACTTCGATTTTCCTGCTAATCTTTTACAAGCTCCAAGTACATACACTGATGCATCGAACGTAAATTTATTTTATGTAAACAATATGCTTCACGATTACTTATATCATTATGGTTTCGATGAAGTTTCCGGAAATTTTCAGGCATTCAATTACTCAGGAAATGGTTTAGGAGGTGATCATGTTGATGCAGAAGCACAGGATGGCGGCGGAACAAATAATGCCAACTTCTCAACACCTGATGATGGTCAGAACGGTCGTATGCAAATGTATTTGTGGAGTGGTGTTGTTCAATCGACTCTTGTGATCAACAGTCCTGCCGGTATTGCAGGTTCATACAATGTAGTAGGCGCAGGATTCGGTCCTGCAATCTCTGTCCCGATTACTGACGACATAGTTCTGGTAGATGATGGAGCAGCTCCGAATACGGATGCATGTGAACCATTGGTAAATGGCTCAGCCATTTCAGGAAAAATTGCTTTGCTCGACAGAGGTTCATGTAATTTCGTTGATAAAGTTTTGCAGGCTCAGAATGAAAATGCAGTTGCAGTAATCGTGATCAATAATGATCCAAGTTCACCTTTTTCAATGGGTGACAATGGAAGCGGAGCTACTGTTACAATTCCATCTGTAATGATCTCTCAGGCTGATGGAAATATTATTCGTGCTGCGCTGGGTGGTTCAACAGTAAATGGAACATTAAATCCTTCCCCTTCAAGTGCAGTTCAGATAGATGGATCACTTGACAATGGAATCGTAACTCATGAATATGGTCATGGAGTTTCTAACCGATTAACAGGAGGACCAAATAATTCTAATTGTCTTAGTAATGGAGAACAAGCAGGAGAAGGCTGGAGTGACTGGTTAGCATTAATGTTCACACAAAAAGATGGTGACGATGGTGCTGATGCGCGTGGTGTAGGAACATTTGCACTTGGAGAGCCTACGAATGGGCCCGGAATAAGAAGATATCCTTATTCGACAGATATGTCAATCAATCCTGAAACGTATGGATTTCTGGCCGCAAGTTCAGAGGTACATAACGTTGGTGAAGTCTGGTGTACAGTTGTCTGGGACCTGAACTGGGCATTAGTTGATCAGGATGGATTTGATCCCGACTGGATCAACGGAACATCAGGTAACAACATTGCTATGGCTTTAGTCATGGAAGGAATGAAACTTCAGCCATGTGGTCCCGGCTTCTTAGACGGTCGTGATGCAATTATTCAGGCCGATGATAATCTGTACGGAGGAATTCACAAATGCATGATCTGGGAAGTTTTTGCGCGCAGAGGAATGGGCTTCAATGCAAGTCAGGGTAGTGCAAACACTGCAGGCGATGAGACAGAAGATTTTTCTATCCCTCCATTCTGTCAGATTCCAATTGCTCCGCCTGTTGCTGAATTTACAAGTGATGTAACAACTACATGTTTTGGAACAATCCGGTTTACTGATCAGTCAACAGATATACCTCAACAATGGTTGTGGGATTTTGGTGATGGACAAACTTCTATTCTTCAGAATCCAACTCATGTTTACACAAGTGCAGGAACATTTACGGTGATACTTACTGTAACAAATACTCTTGGTTCAGATGCAATAACGAAATCATCATACATTACAGTTACGATTGATCCTGCTCCTACTGTATCTGGTACAACTGCATTGTGTACAGCAGGAAGTACAACATTGACTGCAACGGTTACATCCGGAAATCAGGCTGAATGGTATGACGCATCAAACAATCTTGTTTCAACTTCATTGGTATATACAACGCCAATCTTAAATACCAACACTACTTATACAGTTCGCCAGGTTACACCTTCTGCATTGCAAAATGTCGGACCGGCCGGACCAACAATTGGCGCAGGAAGTTATCACAATACATCATTTGAAGGCAGAGAGCTCTTCACAACATTTGCACCGATGCGATTGAAATCAGTTTTTGTTGATGCAAGTGGCACAACTGACAGAACATTTAATTTGTATAATTCTTCAGGCACACTACTTCAGTCGAGAACAATTAATGTTCCTGACGGACAAAGTCGTGTAACATTGAACTTCGATATTCAGTCACCGGGAAATTATGAATTAGGTGTTGTTGCAGGAAGTGTACTGTATACAAATACGACCGGCGCCGGATATCCTTATACAATTGGCGGATTGGTTTCGATTACTTTAAGTAATTCAACTACTAATCCTGCAAATTATTATTACTATTGTTACGACTGGGAAGTTCAGGAATTACCTTGTTCAAGTTCACCTGCAACAGTGAGTGTATTGGTTGGAAGTGCTGTCAGTGACTTTACATACGCAGCTTTAGGACTTGATGTGGCATTCACAAATGCTGCAATAGGAAATGTTATTGTTTATTCATGGGCATTTGGTGATGGCAATACTTCTAATGCTGCCAATCCGAATTATACGTATGCTGCTGATGGAACATATACCGTTTCATTGCATATTGAAACTTCAGATGGATGTTCGGCAGATTATTCCGAAACCATCACGGTTACATCGATAGGAATTGATGAAGCGAATGATGAATCTATTATGATCAATTCGAAAAACAATTTACTCACTATAAAATTTGATCATCCGGCAAAAGACGCTACAATTAAAGTCGTAGATGCTTTAGGTCAGATCCTGATCAATGAAACATTTAACAAAGGCACAACATTCAACCGTACTTTGAATATTGCATCTTCCTATGTGATAGTTTCTGTTCATGAAGGTGAAAAAGTGTTAACGAAAAAGTCCTTATAA